Proteins encoded together in one Planctomyces sp. SH-PL14 window:
- a CDS encoding response regulator transcription factor → MAKIVLIEDDREISSTLHGVLDGAGYQVFPAPNGIDGQRLIQAEQPDLVITDMMMPRMGGFPVLEFLRTLPNPPKVIMITANEGGRHKAYAEMLGVSDYLRKPFAMESLLEAVRKALGDKAEPKRPKPASKSPRKTGE, encoded by the coding sequence ATGGCCAAGATTGTTCTGATCGAGGATGACCGGGAGATTTCCTCTACGCTGCACGGCGTGCTGGATGGTGCGGGGTACCAGGTCTTTCCGGCTCCGAACGGCATCGATGGTCAGCGGCTGATCCAGGCGGAGCAGCCGGATCTGGTCATTACCGACATGATGATGCCGCGGATGGGGGGCTTTCCGGTGCTGGAGTTTCTCCGCACGCTGCCGAATCCGCCGAAGGTGATCATGATCACGGCGAACGAGGGTGGGCGGCACAAGGCTTATGCGGAGATGCTGGGTGTCTCCGACTATCTGCGGAAGCCGTTCGCGATGGAGTCGTTACTGGAGGCGGTGCGGAAGGCGCTGGGAGACAAGGCGGAGCCGAAGCGGCCGAAGCCGGCCTCAAAGTCCCCTCGTAAGACGGGCGAATAA
- a CDS encoding NAD(P)H-dependent glycerol-3-phosphate dehydrogenase — protein sequence MPSRITILGSGAWATACALLLCEREDQQVALWCRDPANAATMNRDRMNARLLPGVRFPDRLLVTGDIREAAASADYLVVAVPTKYLRATLAPLAGAFPTGVTAISVVKGIENRTLERPTEIIRECLPVGDVAVLSGPSHAEEVANRLPASVVAAAASPDLARRVQEMFTTDRFRVYSNSDLLGVELAGALKNVIGIAAGICAGLGFGDNAVSALMTRGIVEITRFGVALGADSATFAGLAGIGDLITTCISPHGRNRGVGERIGRGETLDAILSSMPSVAEGVNTAASVHDLARQKGIEMPICEQVYHVLFAGRSPLAATNALMMRPPREE from the coding sequence ATGCCGTCGCGGATTACGATTCTGGGAAGCGGCGCCTGGGCGACCGCATGCGCGCTCCTGCTATGCGAGCGTGAGGATCAGCAGGTTGCTCTCTGGTGCCGTGATCCGGCCAACGCCGCGACGATGAATCGCGACCGGATGAATGCCCGCTTGCTGCCGGGCGTGCGGTTTCCCGATCGGCTGCTGGTCACCGGCGACATCCGTGAAGCGGCCGCGAGCGCCGACTACCTCGTTGTCGCGGTTCCGACGAAGTACCTGCGCGCGACGCTCGCTCCGCTGGCGGGAGCCTTCCCGACCGGTGTCACGGCGATCAGTGTCGTGAAGGGGATCGAGAACCGCACCCTGGAACGTCCGACGGAGATCATCCGCGAGTGTCTTCCGGTCGGGGATGTTGCGGTCCTGAGCGGTCCAAGCCATGCCGAAGAGGTGGCCAATCGGTTGCCCGCCAGTGTCGTGGCGGCGGCCGCCAGTCCTGACCTCGCCCGGCGGGTTCAGGAGATGTTCACGACGGACCGGTTCCGGGTCTATTCAAACTCCGACCTCCTCGGCGTCGAACTGGCCGGGGCGCTCAAGAACGTGATCGGGATCGCGGCCGGGATCTGTGCGGGGCTGGGGTTTGGGGACAACGCGGTCTCAGCCCTGATGACGCGGGGAATTGTGGAGATCACCCGGTTCGGCGTCGCGCTGGGGGCGGACTCCGCCACGTTTGCGGGGCTGGCGGGGATTGGCGATCTCATCACGACCTGCATCAGTCCTCACGGCCGGAACCGCGGCGTTGGCGAGCGGATCGGGCGGGGGGAGACGCTGGATGCGATTCTGAGTTCGATGCCCTCCGTCGCCGAGGGGGTCAACACGGCGGCCAGTGTGCATGATCTGGCGCGGCAGAAGGGGATCGAGATGCCGATCTGCGAGCAGGTCTATCACGTCCTGTTTGCCGGCCGCTCGCCGCTTGCTGCCACGAACGCGCTCATGATGCGGCCGCCCCGGGAGGAGTAG
- a CDS encoding CDGSH iron-sulfur domain-containing protein, giving the protein MSEVVIKTRLNGPLLVTGPVKIIDHEGNVYDLTGKENVALCRCGQTKRRPFCDGTHKSCGWVAEDLVPPAPTTPAPPAPPAQ; this is encoded by the coding sequence ATGAGTGAAGTGGTCATCAAGACGCGTCTGAATGGTCCCCTGCTGGTTACGGGGCCGGTCAAGATCATTGACCATGAGGGGAACGTCTACGACCTGACGGGGAAGGAGAACGTCGCCCTCTGTCGTTGCGGACAGACGAAGCGGCGGCCCTTCTGTGACGGGACGCACAAGTCCTGCGGCTGGGTGGCGGAGGACCTCGTTCCGCCGGCGCCGACGACTCCGGCCCCTCCCGCCCCCCCCGCGCAGTAG
- the purM gene encoding phosphoribosylformylglycinamidine cyclo-ligase, protein MSLTYKSSGVDLDLYEQAMGRLPQLMARTMTKRAMPLPGGFAGLFRLQDAQNRYEDPVLVSGTDGVGTKIKVAHMAGVFNTIGIDLVGMCVNDCLCLGAEPLFFLDYIALGRDNPDLIVSVVEGVSTGCVEAGAALLGGETAIMPDVYGLEEFDVAGFCVGVVEKNAILDGSRIQVGDVVVAIGSSGLHSNGYSLVRKAVFGAGGKSVDDHVPELNQTVGQALLTPTRIYAKTVAAVTRDAALKSGLSAIAHITGGGLCDNIARLLPAGCGLVIDRGTWQTPALFDWVQGLGKIDREEMFRVFNMGIGMTFIVRPDSVARVQEVLRGAGCDSWVCGEVVPGQDQAAKYVN, encoded by the coding sequence ATGTCGCTCACCTACAAATCGTCCGGCGTCGACCTGGACCTGTACGAACAGGCGATGGGGCGGCTGCCGCAGCTCATGGCCCGCACGATGACGAAGCGGGCGATGCCGCTTCCCGGCGGGTTCGCGGGACTGTTCCGCCTGCAGGACGCCCAGAACCGGTACGAGGATCCGGTCCTCGTCTCGGGGACCGACGGCGTGGGGACCAAGATCAAGGTGGCCCACATGGCCGGCGTGTTCAACACGATCGGCATCGACCTCGTCGGGATGTGCGTCAACGACTGTCTCTGCCTGGGAGCCGAGCCGCTCTTCTTCCTCGACTACATCGCCCTTGGCCGGGACAACCCGGACCTGATCGTGAGTGTCGTCGAAGGAGTGTCGACCGGCTGCGTCGAGGCGGGGGCGGCCCTGCTCGGCGGCGAGACGGCGATCATGCCCGACGTCTACGGACTCGAAGAGTTCGACGTCGCCGGGTTCTGCGTCGGGGTCGTCGAGAAGAACGCGATCCTCGACGGTTCGCGGATCCAGGTGGGCGATGTCGTGGTCGCGATCGGGTCGAGCGGTCTGCATTCGAACGGCTACAGCCTCGTCCGGAAGGCGGTCTTCGGAGCGGGCGGCAAGTCGGTCGACGATCACGTTCCGGAACTGAACCAGACGGTCGGTCAGGCGCTGCTCACGCCGACGCGGATCTACGCCAAGACGGTTGCGGCCGTGACCCGCGACGCCGCGCTCAAGAGCGGCCTGTCGGCGATCGCTCATATCACCGGCGGCGGACTGTGCGACAATATCGCTCGCCTGCTGCCGGCCGGCTGCGGGCTCGTGATCGACCGCGGGACTTGGCAAACGCCGGCGCTCTTCGACTGGGTCCAGGGACTCGGGAAGATCGATCGCGAAGAGATGTTCCGGGTCTTCAACATGGGGATCGGGATGACGTTCATCGTCCGGCCCGATTCCGTGGCCCGCGTCCAGGAAGTCCTCCGCGGCGCCGGCTGCGACTCCTGGGTGTGCGGCGAAGTCGTTCCCGGCCAGGACCAGGCAGCGAAGTACGTGAACTGA
- a CDS encoding 6-phosphofructokinase, translating to MAQLEGNLLVGQSGGPTSVISASVAGVMQEAFKHACIKEIYGGMNGIYGMLREDIIDIRKEKPEDIEGLKTTPAAALGTCRYKLDFKKKAEKAAKDMDRLFEVFKAHNIRYFFYAGGNDSQDTSHKIHLEAVKRGWEMRVIGVPKTIDNDLPHTDHCPGYGSVIKYISATTMEVGFDVGSMATDDGSCCIIEVMGRAAGWISAGAVLAKRGQEDNPPHIILLPEIALDEEKFLAKVKSVVEKLRYCIVIVGEGLKNKDGEEIGADKSRLDAFGHAVLAGSADKLKEIVEGKLNLKTRTVKLGYAQRAAAHFASLTDAEEAVACGNAATRAAVEGKSGLMVKIVRESTSPYKWTTGLQPLEDIANVEHFLPSDWISECGMMVNQKFVDYAAPLIVGETTVPMEGGLPKYVVLAKHRVAKKLAEWK from the coding sequence ATGGCACAGCTTGAAGGCAATCTCCTCGTCGGTCAGTCCGGTGGGCCCACCTCGGTCATCAGTGCCAGCGTCGCCGGGGTCATGCAGGAAGCGTTCAAGCACGCCTGCATCAAGGAGATTTACGGCGGAATGAACGGCATCTACGGGATGCTCCGCGAAGACATCATCGACATCCGCAAGGAAAAGCCCGAGGACATCGAGGGGCTGAAGACCACCCCCGCCGCGGCCCTCGGGACCTGCCGCTACAAGCTCGACTTCAAGAAGAAGGCGGAAAAGGCCGCCAAGGACATGGACCGGCTGTTTGAGGTCTTCAAGGCCCACAACATCCGGTACTTCTTCTACGCCGGCGGGAACGACTCCCAGGACACCTCGCACAAGATCCACCTCGAAGCGGTCAAGCGGGGCTGGGAGATGCGGGTCATCGGCGTGCCGAAGACGATCGATAACGACCTGCCGCACACCGACCACTGCCCCGGTTACGGCAGCGTCATCAAGTACATCAGCGCGACGACGATGGAAGTCGGCTTCGATGTCGGCTCGATGGCGACCGACGACGGCTCCTGCTGCATCATCGAGGTCATGGGACGGGCCGCCGGCTGGATCTCGGCCGGGGCGGTCCTCGCCAAGCGGGGTCAGGAAGACAACCCGCCGCACATCATCCTGCTGCCGGAGATCGCCCTCGACGAGGAGAAGTTCCTGGCGAAGGTGAAGAGCGTCGTCGAGAAGCTCCGCTACTGCATCGTCATCGTCGGCGAAGGGCTCAAGAACAAGGACGGGGAGGAGATCGGGGCCGACAAGTCCCGCCTCGACGCCTTCGGCCACGCGGTCCTGGCCGGTTCGGCGGACAAGCTGAAGGAGATCGTCGAAGGGAAGCTCAACCTCAAGACCCGGACGGTCAAGCTCGGCTACGCCCAGCGGGCCGCGGCTCACTTCGCCAGCCTGACGGACGCGGAAGAGGCGGTCGCCTGCGGCAACGCGGCGACCCGCGCCGCGGTCGAAGGGAAGAGCGGCCTGATGGTCAAGATCGTCCGCGAGTCGACCAGCCCCTACAAGTGGACGACCGGCCTGCAGCCGCTGGAAGACATCGCCAACGTGGAGCACTTCCTGCCGAGCGACTGGATCTCGGAGTGCGGCATGATGGTCAACCAGAAGTTCGTCGACTACGCCGCCCCGCTGATCGTCGGCGAGACGACGGTCCCGATGGAAGGGGGCCTGCCGAAGTACGTCGTCCTCGCGAAGCACCGCGTGGCCAAGAAGCTGGCGGAGTGGAAGTAG
- a CDS encoding type II toxin-antitoxin system RelE/ParE family toxin, whose product MTPTARRDLRQQAQWLHARSATGAARWLNEFERTLETLAANPLSAGLAPESDFVGREIREAAFKTPRGNPYRIVFDIAGPVVRILRIRGPGQDDLSLEDLE is encoded by the coding sequence ATGACGCCAACCGCCAGGCGAGACCTTCGTCAGCAGGCTCAATGGCTCCATGCCCGATCGGCCACGGGAGCCGCCCGCTGGCTGAACGAGTTCGAAAGAACCTTGGAGACGCTCGCAGCGAATCCCCTCTCGGCAGGCCTGGCGCCGGAGAGTGACTTTGTCGGCCGGGAGATCCGTGAGGCGGCATTCAAGACGCCCCGCGGAAATCCGTATCGAATTGTTTTCGACATCGCGGGCCCGGTCGTCCGAATCCTGCGAATTCGCGGACCAGGGCAAGACGATCTGTCACTCGAGGACTTGGAGTAG
- the gnd gene encoding decarboxylating NADP(+)-dependent phosphogluconate dehydrogenase — translation MPTHDIGLVGLAVMGQNLVLNMANHGFSVGVYNRTTETTDEFVGGLKSEPADKVHAGTADRIKGYHTLKDFVDSLKAPRRIMIMVKAGGPVDAVIDQLKPLLAPGDIIIDGGNSDYKDTNRRDADLRKAGLRFIGTGVSGGEEGALKGPSIMPGGHHDAWPFVKDIFQSISAKVGPNNDIPCCDWVGDAGAGHYVKMVHNGIEYGDMQLICEAYFILKNALGLTNEEMYEVFKEWNEGELESYLIEITRDIFTVKDKATGEYLVDVILDTAAQKGTGKLMSQHALDLGVPTTLITEAVFARCLSAQKEERVRASKLLTGPTGAKYQGDKKQFIEDVRQALYASKLCSYAQGYVQLDAAAKEFGWKLNNGNLAMLWRGGCIIRSRFLGDIKSAFDKNPQLENLLLDDFFKAAVIKAQPSWRRVVATSVELGYPIPVFSAALSYYDGYRNGRLPANLLQAQRDYFGAHTYERTDKPRKEMFHTDWIRERKA, via the coding sequence ATGCCCACACACGACATCGGTTTGGTTGGTCTGGCCGTCATGGGTCAGAACCTCGTCCTCAACATGGCCAATCACGGCTTCTCCGTCGGCGTCTACAACCGCACGACCGAGACGACGGACGAGTTCGTGGGGGGCCTCAAGAGCGAGCCGGCCGACAAGGTCCACGCCGGCACCGCCGACCGGATCAAGGGCTACCACACCCTCAAGGACTTCGTCGACAGCCTCAAGGCCCCGCGGCGGATCATGATCATGGTCAAGGCGGGGGGCCCCGTCGACGCCGTCATCGACCAGCTCAAGCCGCTCCTCGCGCCCGGCGACATCATCATCGACGGCGGGAACTCGGACTATAAGGACACGAACCGCCGCGACGCCGACCTCCGCAAGGCGGGCCTGCGGTTCATCGGCACCGGGGTTTCGGGGGGCGAAGAAGGGGCCCTCAAGGGACCGAGCATCATGCCCGGCGGCCACCACGACGCCTGGCCGTTCGTGAAGGACATCTTCCAGTCGATCTCCGCCAAGGTCGGCCCGAACAACGACATCCCGTGCTGCGACTGGGTCGGCGATGCCGGCGCCGGCCACTACGTCAAGATGGTCCACAACGGGATCGAATACGGCGACATGCAGCTCATCTGCGAAGCCTACTTCATCCTCAAGAACGCCCTCGGCCTCACGAACGAGGAGATGTACGAGGTCTTCAAGGAGTGGAACGAAGGGGAGCTCGAGAGCTACCTCATCGAGATCACCCGCGACATCTTCACCGTCAAGGACAAGGCGACCGGCGAATACCTCGTCGACGTGATCCTCGACACCGCCGCCCAGAAGGGGACGGGCAAGCTGATGAGCCAGCACGCCCTCGACCTCGGCGTGCCGACGACCCTTATCACCGAGGCGGTCTTCGCCCGCTGCCTGTCGGCTCAGAAGGAAGAGCGGGTCCGGGCCTCGAAGCTCCTGACCGGCCCGACCGGCGCGAAGTACCAGGGGGACAAGAAGCAGTTCATCGAGGACGTCCGCCAGGCGCTCTACGCCTCGAAGCTCTGCAGCTACGCCCAGGGCTACGTCCAGCTCGACGCCGCCGCCAAGGAATTCGGCTGGAAGCTAAACAACGGCAACCTGGCCATGCTGTGGCGCGGCGGCTGCATCATCCGCAGCCGGTTCCTCGGCGACATCAAGTCCGCCTTCGACAAGAACCCGCAGCTCGAAAACCTGCTCCTCGACGACTTCTTCAAGGCGGCGGTCATCAAGGCCCAGCCGAGCTGGCGCCGCGTCGTGGCGACCTCGGTCGAGCTCGGTTACCCGATCCCGGTCTTCAGCGCGGCCCTCAGCTACTACGACGGCTACCGCAACGGCCGCCTCCCGGCCAACCTGCTCCAGGCCCAGCGGGACTACTTCGGCGCTCACACGTACGAGCGGACGGACAAGCCCCGCAAGGAAATGTTCCACACGGACTGGATCCGCGAGCGGAAGGCCTGA
- a CDS encoding DUF4288 domain-containing protein yields MSRADKTTAEDRFSATLLFQYRVAVDGRDNRNRTCEKRMLLLRAADAGSALRVAEQRGRAAEYEFQNEAGHSVYFEFVGLLDLLHLGAECEADEVWYDIVTLRQPMERRESLIPKSSQLAAIAGERKASRPGPR; encoded by the coding sequence ATGAGCCGGGCTGACAAGACGACCGCCGAGGATCGTTTCTCCGCGACGTTGCTGTTCCAGTACCGAGTCGCGGTCGATGGCCGAGACAACCGGAACCGGACCTGCGAAAAGCGGATGCTCCTGCTGCGTGCGGCGGATGCCGGGTCGGCCCTTCGCGTCGCGGAACAGCGGGGACGGGCCGCGGAGTACGAGTTTCAGAACGAGGCGGGCCACTCCGTTTACTTCGAGTTCGTTGGTCTCCTTGACCTTCTCCATCTCGGAGCGGAGTGCGAGGCGGACGAAGTCTGGTACGACATCGTGACGCTCCGGCAACCGATGGAGCGTCGCGAATCGCTGATCCCCAAGAGCTCGCAATTGGCTGCGATTGCGGGCGAGAGAAAAGCGTCTCGACCAGGACCTCGATAG
- the ybeY gene encoding rRNA maturation RNase YbeY, whose translation MTRVEMSGTYQIAVSDQQSAVEISESVVERIIRETLTVEGVLEAEISVALVDDPTIHDVNRDHLDHDYPTDVISFLFEDEVLTEPGPRAPRGAGKRIEGEIIVSGDTAVREAARFGWSPENELTLYLVHGLLHLCGYDDLTDEEQPLMRERERAVLALWGLKPHYDE comes from the coding sequence ATGACCAGAGTGGAAATGTCCGGGACCTATCAGATCGCTGTTTCCGATCAGCAGTCGGCTGTCGAGATTTCCGAGTCCGTCGTCGAGCGGATCATCCGCGAGACCCTCACGGTCGAGGGAGTCCTCGAGGCGGAAATCAGCGTGGCCCTGGTCGACGATCCGACGATCCACGACGTCAACCGCGACCACCTCGATCACGACTACCCGACCGACGTCATCAGCTTCCTCTTTGAAGACGAAGTCCTGACAGAGCCCGGCCCGCGGGCCCCGCGCGGCGCGGGGAAGCGGATTGAGGGGGAGATCATCGTCAGCGGCGACACCGCCGTCCGCGAGGCGGCCCGGTTCGGCTGGTCACCGGAGAACGAACTGACGCTCTACCTCGTCCACGGCCTCCTGCACCTGTGCGGCTACGACGACCTGACCGACGAAGAGCAGCCGCTCATGCGGGAACGGGAGCGGGCAGTGCTTGCCCTCTGGGGCCTCAAGCCGCACTACGACGAGTAG
- a CDS encoding glutamate mutase L, with product MPVDPSQIQVILATDCGSTTTKAILIEKVDGHYRQTHRGEAPTTVEQPVADVTVGVTNAATEVGELAGRRLIDDDGQIIRPATDREGCDIYISTSSAGGGLQVLVTGVIREMSAASAERAALGAGAIVLDIIASNDKRKPHEQIQRIRDLRPDMVVMAGGTDGGTTKHVLQVAELIGPAKPRPRFGSNYKLPVIFAGNDQAAALVAKTFDDSITLSVVDNVRPILERENLAPARDKIHDLFLEHVMAHAPGYDKLISWADAPIMPTPGAVGDILQQIAKARGINCVGVDIGGATTDVFSVFRGEDGQPVFNRTVSANLGMSYSISNVCAEAGMENVLRWVHLEMDERDLRNRVKNKMIRPTTIPQTLEALIFEQAVSREALRLAYIQHKAFATTLKGVQQQRTVGDTFQQTTSGQTIVDNMQLNLLVASGGVLSHAPRMEQTAMMLIDAFEPEGITELAKDSIFMMPHLGVLASVHPQAAIEVFERDCLIYLGTVIAAKGQGQPGSLCFQYEITGPSLRETGEINVGDLRLYPLPAGETARVVLRPASAFDLGAGPGKVVEAEVRGGTVGLILDARGRPLSIPADRTTGRERVGAWVRSLNLYD from the coding sequence ATGCCCGTCGATCCCAGTCAGATCCAAGTCATCCTGGCGACCGACTGCGGCAGCACCACCACCAAAGCGATCCTCATCGAGAAGGTCGACGGGCACTACCGCCAGACCCACCGCGGCGAAGCCCCCACAACAGTCGAACAGCCGGTTGCCGACGTCACGGTGGGCGTCACGAACGCCGCGACCGAAGTCGGCGAACTCGCCGGCCGCCGCCTCATCGACGATGACGGCCAGATCATCCGCCCCGCGACCGATCGCGAAGGGTGCGACATCTATATCTCGACCTCGAGCGCCGGCGGGGGGCTCCAGGTCCTCGTCACCGGCGTGATCCGCGAGATGTCGGCCGCCAGCGCCGAGCGGGCGGCGCTCGGGGCGGGAGCGATTGTTCTCGACATCATCGCTTCGAACGATAAGCGGAAGCCGCACGAGCAGATCCAGCGGATCCGCGACCTTCGGCCCGACATGGTCGTGATGGCGGGTGGAACGGACGGCGGGACGACGAAGCACGTCCTGCAGGTCGCTGAGCTGATCGGCCCCGCCAAACCCCGGCCGCGGTTCGGCAGCAACTACAAGCTCCCGGTGATCTTCGCCGGGAACGACCAGGCGGCAGCCCTCGTGGCGAAGACGTTCGACGATTCGATCACGCTCTCGGTCGTCGACAACGTCCGGCCGATCCTCGAACGGGAAAACCTCGCTCCGGCCCGGGACAAGATCCACGACCTGTTCCTCGAACACGTCATGGCCCACGCTCCCGGCTACGACAAGCTGATCTCGTGGGCCGACGCCCCGATCATGCCGACCCCCGGGGCCGTCGGCGACATCCTGCAGCAGATCGCGAAGGCCCGTGGCATCAACTGCGTCGGCGTCGATATCGGCGGGGCGACGACCGACGTCTTCAGCGTCTTCCGCGGCGAGGATGGCCAGCCGGTCTTCAACCGGACCGTGAGCGCCAACCTGGGGATGAGCTACTCGATCTCCAACGTCTGCGCCGAGGCGGGGATGGAGAACGTCCTCCGCTGGGTCCATCTGGAGATGGACGAGCGGGACCTGCGGAACCGGGTCAAGAACAAGATGATCCGGCCGACCACGATCCCCCAGACGCTCGAGGCCCTGATCTTCGAGCAGGCGGTCTCCCGCGAGGCACTGCGGCTGGCCTACATCCAGCACAAGGCGTTCGCGACGACGCTCAAAGGGGTTCAGCAGCAGCGGACCGTCGGCGACACGTTCCAGCAGACGACGAGCGGCCAGACGATCGTCGACAACATGCAGCTCAACCTGCTCGTTGCCTCCGGCGGCGTCCTCTCGCATGCTCCCCGGATGGAGCAGACGGCGATGATGCTGATCGACGCCTTTGAGCCGGAAGGGATCACGGAGCTCGCGAAGGACAGCATCTTCATGATGCCGCACCTGGGAGTCCTGGCCTCGGTCCATCCGCAGGCGGCGATCGAGGTCTTCGAGCGGGACTGTCTGATTTATCTGGGGACCGTCATCGCCGCGAAGGGGCAGGGACAGCCGGGGAGCCTTTGCTTTCAGTATGAGATCACGGGGCCGTCGCTCCGCGAGACCGGCGAGATCAACGTGGGCGACCTGCGGCTCTATCCGCTTCCGGCGGGTGAGACGGCCCGCGTGGTGCTGCGTCCGGCGTCCGCGTTCGATCTCGGAGCCGGACCGGGAAAAGTTGTCGAAGCGGAGGTCCGCGGAGGGACGGTTGGGCTGATCCTCGATGCGCGCGGTCGGCCGCTGTCGATCCCCGCGGACCGGACGACGGGCCGGGAGCGCGTCGGCGCGTGGGTGCGTTCGCTGAATCTCTATGATTGA